A stretch of the Teredinibacter haidensis genome encodes the following:
- a CDS encoding UvrD-helicase domain-containing protein — protein MPNTISKKELMLTEADNRIRECLDQKLSFSVIAGAGSGKTTSLVSSLDYLRETYGKEFRRDGKQIACITFTNRAVDVISGRLGWDDLYLVSTLHSFLWSAIKRFSKEIRISLQEIVIPSLIEKQREKDNGGNSQKALAAREKVHSLAQNIEVLEAIDRFHYDDTSQFSNYAEGKLSHDDVIAISGVMISENEILRKIIGQKYPFIFVDEAQDTFNEIVKALNILCGEDGFPVVGYFGDPMQQIYDKRAGDFHAPVGSSLITKEENFRCSPEVITLLNEFRSDVEQYPAGENTNVKGSVELILVQAEAPGAPRNRYTNDQLDRVAYKFDELLDNWGWKDQENVKLLFLVRQMIARRLGFVEIHKLFTGEYASSRAKEDYESGSHALLKPFIRVLCPLVKSYNEGDIRSVMDILRNHSPTFDPEGENSTKTLKEMLALAETQLSKLANLWLNENLGNILRFARDEELCEFSERLIEEVSRAPMTEDYDKKLHSIEKGRWLADSFFDMDTSEISSYIDFISDNTPFSTQHGVKGEEYSNVVVLFDDIEASWHNYSFTKSLTPATSGEGKEEQVERTRRLAYVCFSRAEVNLKIVFYTPDPNAAKKELVGAGLFSDDQISFFD, from the coding sequence ATGCCTAATACTATTTCTAAAAAAGAATTAATGTTGACCGAAGCTGATAATAGAATACGGGAATGTCTCGATCAAAAGCTTTCATTTTCAGTAATCGCTGGTGCAGGGTCAGGTAAAACGACCTCACTTGTTTCTTCTCTTGATTACTTAAGAGAAACCTATGGAAAAGAATTCAGGCGTGATGGAAAACAAATAGCCTGCATTACGTTTACCAATAGAGCAGTAGATGTTATTTCAGGACGTCTTGGTTGGGACGATCTTTATCTTGTCTCTACACTACATAGCTTTTTGTGGTCGGCGATCAAACGATTCTCGAAAGAAATAAGGATATCTTTGCAAGAAATTGTCATTCCATCGTTAATCGAAAAACAGAGAGAAAAGGACAATGGTGGGAATAGTCAGAAAGCGCTAGCTGCAAGAGAAAAGGTTCATTCTTTAGCTCAAAATATTGAGGTGTTGGAAGCTATTGATCGGTTTCATTATGACGATACATCGCAATTCAGCAACTACGCAGAAGGCAAGCTGAGCCATGATGATGTTATCGCTATTTCTGGAGTGATGATTTCCGAAAATGAAATCCTGAGAAAGATAATTGGACAAAAATATCCTTTTATTTTCGTCGATGAAGCTCAGGATACGTTCAATGAAATTGTAAAGGCTTTAAATATTCTTTGCGGGGAAGACGGCTTTCCTGTGGTCGGATATTTTGGTGATCCGATGCAGCAAATTTACGACAAGCGTGCGGGCGACTTCCATGCTCCGGTTGGCTCTTCCCTCATTACAAAAGAAGAAAATTTTAGATGTTCACCTGAAGTAATTACATTGCTTAATGAATTTAGAAGTGATGTTGAGCAATACCCTGCAGGCGAAAATACCAATGTAAAAGGGAGCGTCGAACTAATTCTAGTGCAAGCAGAAGCACCAGGCGCACCACGTAACAGGTATACTAATGACCAGCTTGACCGAGTGGCATACAAGTTTGACGAGCTACTCGATAATTGGGGCTGGAAAGACCAAGAAAATGTGAAGTTGCTTTTCCTCGTTCGTCAGATGATCGCCCGGAGATTAGGGTTCGTTGAAATCCACAAACTTTTTACAGGTGAATATGCTTCTTCACGCGCTAAAGAGGATTATGAATCTGGCTCTCACGCATTGCTTAAGCCATTTATTCGAGTTCTTTGCCCACTTGTTAAGAGCTATAACGAAGGTGATATCCGCTCTGTTATGGATATACTTAGAAATCATAGTCCAACCTTCGATCCAGAGGGTGAAAATTCGACCAAGACTTTGAAAGAAATGCTTGCTTTGGCTGAAACCCAATTGAGTAAATTGGCGAATTTATGGCTGAACGAAAATTTAGGGAATATATTGAGGTTTGCCCGTGACGAAGAGTTATGTGAGTTTTCTGAACGTTTAATTGAGGAAGTTTCGCGCGCACCCATGACTGAAGATTACGATAAGAAGCTTCATTCAATTGAAAAAGGGCGTTGGTTGGCCGATAGCTTTTTTGATATGGATACTTCAGAGATTTCCAGTTACATTGATTTTATATCTGACAATACTCCTTTTAGTACTCAGCATGGAGTCAAAGGAGAAGAATACTCCAACGTCGTTGTTCTCTTCGATGACATTGAGGCGTCTTGGCATAACTATAGTTTTACCAAGTCTCTAACGCCCGCAACTTCAGGTGAGGGAAAAGAGGAGCAAGTCGAAAGAACCAGAAGGCTAGCTTATGTATGCTTTTCCAGAGCAGAAGTAAATTTGAAAATCGTATTTTATACACCAGATCCCAACGCGGCAAAAAAGGAGCTTGTTGGTGCTGGCCTTTTCTCAGATGACCAAATATCCTTTTTTGACTAG
- a CDS encoding YfbK domain-containing protein, translating into MDTFNSAKTLACIALLTSVLTVSGCTTHSSTDQQEVVVMGIRASFATAEDNWRESPPSNRNDFETFKANPITLVSETPVSTFSADVDTASYSFVRRRLNAGYLPEKDAVRLEELVNYFDYAYPQPHSAEEPFKASVVVHNSPWAEGKNLIHIGVQGYSLEAEQTPDSNLVFLLDVSGSMNSPDKLPLVKQSFKLLLSQLKPTDTVAIVVYAGAAGTVLEPTAVKNKSQILAALNKLEAGGSTAGGQGIQLAYALAEQHFNNNAVNRIMLATDGDFNVGISDREQLKGFVERKREKGIYLSILGFGQGNYQDQLMQTLAQNGNGIAAYIDTLSEAQKVLVHQATSSLFPIATDLKLQVEFNPTAVKEYRLLGYETRQLEREDFKNDKVDAGDIGSGHSVTAIYEITLTNSPNTTIDELRYKQATKPNNHEKTSELAYLKMRYKLPGETESRLMEQAIVETKEVDPKLMQEVNFATAVAGFSQLLKGGKYVGDWGFDDALKLAKDNRREDAYGYRSEFVQLIRKAGVEESGDL; encoded by the coding sequence ATGGACACGTTCAACTCAGCCAAAACGCTCGCATGCATTGCCCTGCTGACTAGCGTTTTAACCGTTTCGGGCTGCACCACGCACAGTTCTACCGATCAGCAAGAAGTCGTTGTAATGGGCATACGCGCCAGCTTCGCCACAGCCGAGGACAATTGGCGCGAATCTCCACCCAGTAACCGAAACGACTTTGAAACCTTTAAAGCCAACCCTATAACGCTCGTTAGCGAAACACCGGTTTCTACTTTTTCGGCCGATGTCGATACGGCCAGTTACAGCTTTGTTCGCCGCCGTCTTAATGCCGGTTACCTGCCCGAAAAAGATGCGGTGCGTTTAGAAGAGCTGGTTAATTATTTTGATTACGCCTACCCGCAACCCCATTCCGCCGAAGAGCCGTTTAAAGCCAGTGTTGTGGTACATAACTCACCATGGGCCGAAGGCAAAAATTTGATCCATATTGGCGTACAGGGCTACAGCCTGGAAGCAGAACAAACGCCAGACAGCAATCTGGTATTTCTGCTGGATGTTTCCGGCTCTATGAATTCACCCGACAAATTACCGCTGGTAAAACAATCTTTTAAATTACTACTCAGCCAGCTAAAACCCACCGATACCGTAGCCATCGTGGTTTACGCGGGCGCGGCAGGCACAGTACTAGAACCCACCGCCGTTAAAAATAAAAGCCAAATACTGGCAGCGCTCAACAAACTGGAAGCTGGCGGTTCTACGGCCGGTGGCCAGGGAATTCAGCTGGCCTATGCCTTAGCGGAACAACATTTTAACAACAACGCCGTTAACCGAATAATGCTCGCCACCGACGGCGACTTTAACGTGGGTATTAGCGACCGGGAGCAGTTAAAAGGCTTTGTAGAGCGCAAGCGAGAAAAAGGTATATACCTTTCCATACTCGGCTTTGGCCAGGGCAACTACCAAGACCAGCTAATGCAAACCCTCGCGCAAAACGGTAACGGCATAGCCGCCTATATCGATACCCTGAGCGAAGCCCAAAAAGTACTGGTACACCAAGCCACCTCCTCACTCTTTCCCATTGCCACCGACTTAAAACTGCAAGTGGAATTTAACCCCACCGCCGTAAAAGAATACCGCCTGCTGGGTTACGAAACCCGACAACTGGAACGGGAAGATTTTAAAAACGACAAAGTCGATGCCGGCGATATAGGCTCCGGCCATTCCGTTACCGCCATTTACGAAATAACACTTACCAACTCCCCGAATACCACAATAGATGAGCTACGCTACAAACAAGCAACCAAACCCAATAACCACGAAAAAACCAGCGAACTGGCCTACCTGAAAATGCGCTACAAATTACCCGGCGAGACGGAATCGAGGTTAATGGAACAGGCTATTGTCGAAACAAAAGAAGTAGACCCGAAGTTAATGCAGGAAGTGAATTTTGCCACGGCGGTTGCGGGTTTCTCTCAGTTATTAAAAGGTGGGAAATATGTAGGTGATTGGGGATTTGACGATGCCCTGAAACTTGCTAAGGATAACCGTAGGGAAGATGCGTATGGTTATAGGAGTGAGTTTGTGCAGTTGATTAGGAAGGCGGGTGTGGAGGAGAGTGGGGATTTGTAG
- a CDS encoding ATP-dependent nuclease has protein sequence MKISKVYLRNFRRLENVEIDFDDKETVFVGPNNSGKTSATSAFKIFLKSNDFKIHDFSVSRITDIDAVGEGAENIEFPTIDMDLWLTVDPDVEFGRIFSLLPTISAAINEVGVRIQFAVKDIDKLKEDYFSAFPEQDDGKRRKPLSYFLSLPNNLSRHFNLVYWTLEAVDGEPIKHHMDSEEAKKTLASIIKVDFVDAQRNIDDHEAARSTRLSQSFATYYKHNLKQAEANEEANRVIEENNDNLNAHYEESFKDIMGVLKGLGVPSVNDRQLKLISSLSPEIALKGNTALLYVDPKHKHELPEAYNGLGFKNLVYMALQVSHFYLQWISAEQKRPLCQVIFIEEPEVHLHSQVQQTFVSNIWKIIDDVANQNEDEKIRPQLGVTTHSSHILDAVDFEKVRYFKRCNLSCDDPNEVKTLNASEVLSLRAFSPNRASASGETEDEAEVLKFLKKYMRLTHCDLFFSDAVILVEGASEKLLLPEMINKEAADLNSTYLSILEVGGAYASRFSGLLEFIGVPYLVITDIDSVDPADNRKSCQASKDDAVTSNSSIKFYLNESALSTLKSYGDDDVKVADDKGYIAFQKPTSAPSFGKGEIMFGRTFEESFIYQNIDSFKDGTLDCGIEITDDAENVRKAVYEGVKSSTFKKTDFALSMGSSDVQWVTPSYISKGLQWLKTKLTASTEALRE, from the coding sequence GTGAAAATAAGCAAAGTATATCTGAGAAATTTTCGTCGTCTTGAAAATGTCGAAATCGACTTTGATGATAAGGAAACAGTTTTTGTCGGCCCGAATAACAGCGGCAAAACATCTGCGACATCAGCGTTCAAGATTTTTTTGAAGTCAAATGATTTCAAGATACATGATTTTTCTGTATCTCGAATCACTGATATAGATGCTGTTGGTGAAGGTGCCGAAAATATTGAATTTCCAACAATTGATATGGACTTGTGGCTTACCGTTGATCCTGATGTTGAATTTGGCCGAATATTCTCGTTGTTGCCAACAATATCCGCAGCGATAAATGAGGTTGGAGTACGCATTCAGTTCGCGGTAAAAGATATAGACAAGTTAAAAGAGGATTATTTTTCCGCATTTCCTGAGCAAGATGATGGAAAAAGAAGAAAACCCTTATCTTACTTCCTTTCTTTGCCAAATAATCTGTCAAGGCATTTTAATCTAGTATATTGGACACTCGAAGCTGTAGACGGAGAACCGATTAAGCATCACATGGATTCAGAGGAAGCAAAAAAGACCTTGGCTTCCATCATAAAAGTCGATTTTGTAGATGCTCAAAGAAACATTGATGATCATGAGGCTGCTCGAAGTACGCGTCTATCGCAATCGTTTGCAACGTATTACAAACATAATCTCAAGCAAGCAGAGGCGAATGAAGAGGCAAATCGTGTAATCGAAGAAAACAACGACAATCTCAATGCTCATTATGAAGAGAGCTTTAAGGATATAATGGGCGTATTAAAAGGGTTAGGCGTCCCCTCTGTAAACGATAGGCAGCTCAAACTAATTTCATCTCTAAGTCCCGAAATTGCTTTGAAGGGAAACACGGCGCTTTTGTATGTTGATCCTAAGCACAAGCATGAATTACCCGAAGCTTATAACGGCTTAGGATTTAAGAATTTGGTTTATATGGCATTGCAGGTAAGTCATTTTTATTTGCAGTGGATTTCTGCAGAGCAAAAAAGACCACTTTGTCAGGTGATATTTATTGAAGAGCCTGAGGTTCATTTGCATTCACAGGTTCAGCAGACATTTGTTTCCAATATTTGGAAGATAATTGATGATGTGGCCAACCAAAATGAGGACGAAAAAATACGGCCTCAACTTGGTGTAACAACACACTCATCACATATTCTTGATGCCGTTGACTTCGAAAAAGTAAGATATTTTAAGCGCTGCAATCTTAGCTGCGATGATCCAAATGAAGTAAAAACATTAAATGCTTCGGAGGTTTTAAGCTTGAGAGCTTTCAGCCCAAATAGGGCATCAGCTTCTGGAGAAACTGAAGATGAGGCAGAAGTTCTTAAATTCTTAAAAAAATACATGAGGCTAACACATTGCGATCTATTCTTTTCCGATGCGGTAATTTTAGTTGAAGGTGCGTCGGAAAAACTGTTGCTGCCAGAAATGATAAATAAGGAAGCTGCAGATTTAAACAGTACATACCTGTCTATTTTGGAAGTCGGTGGTGCATACGCCAGCAGGTTCTCTGGATTGTTAGAGTTTATTGGTGTTCCTTATCTTGTCATAACGGATATAGACTCAGTAGACCCTGCCGATAACCGAAAATCATGTCAAGCTAGCAAGGATGATGCAGTTACTTCTAATTCATCAATCAAGTTTTATTTGAATGAGTCAGCACTTTCCACGCTAAAGTCATATGGCGATGACGATGTAAAAGTTGCCGATGATAAAGGGTACATAGCATTCCAAAAGCCAACTTCAGCACCTTCATTTGGTAAAGGGGAGATAATGTTTGGAAGAACTTTTGAAGAATCCTTCATTTATCAGAATATCGATAGTTTTAAAGATGGAACTTTAGATTGTGGAATTGAAATTACTGACGATGCAGAAAATGTAAGGAAAGCTGTCTATGAAGGGGTGAAATCATCAACCTTTAAAAAAACTGATTTTGCATTGAGTATGGGTTCATCTGATGTGCAATGGGTAACTCCTTCCTATATCTCAAAAGGCCTCCAATGGCTGAAGACAAAGCTAACAGCAAGCACTGAGGCTTTGAGGGAGTAA
- a CDS encoding beta-propeller domain-containing protein, with amino-acid sequence MNLKIGLALFLPLMTFNITSYAETACSVEAHAWNNGYIANVTLTNNGDSAISHWTVALHFNQEPIINNAWGIEFSTTGNTMEATNATWNGALNTGQSASFGFVGAHDGDFQTPVCYTNPHEGALVAYLKQGVLNHIDARSGSYSSSSSSSSSSNASSSSSAASSSSSTASSRDSAANDITNAQEEGVDEADIIESDGTHLFVVRAIIPNASTSSSSNSNSSTSSSSSGINTSFIKRDVSIRAYITDSDNASAEVVGSLEQPQEYDILRISGAYLRQTDEGNRLAVIGNASNTHAISGSYGSYGYYPYYPYYQISNAVTIFIVDVDTPSDMQIVEKLRFDGALVSSRRIGNSLYVAMRYSPNLTRLGFNPNAVVSGTEEEDIERVNVSSLDELLPHMYDESGASVPLLSANDCATPEWPEEPNTYAGSLVVLTRINLDDTSQIDSVCLPASASDIYGSQNAIYAFGYGYSNGMKIYKFSIGENMAYRGSIRLQGSIPCDPAPYCFGEKDDVLRLLYSAQDTSTTTPYRLVLIKESELNDSSLEVIATLPNEARPDAIGKPGERIYSMRSFGDHAYIVTFAKVDPLYAIDLSDPLDPYIAGDIEATGFSEYLHPVGENLLIGVGKDAVYDEEREMTWYQGVKVELFDISEPTILRSLGSEIIGKRGSQTTVNTDPRAFTFRNDEYGMRFALPIRMHNRLPETGDASLLNQWYNWEHTGLYVYQIETNAQAEAELSRLGVLIAEQYNEDSNSSVGSITNDRGVLDAAAAYYLHRFEMHSALIENLEQP; translated from the coding sequence ATGAATCTAAAAATAGGTTTAGCTTTATTCCTTCCTTTAATGACATTCAATATAACGTCCTATGCTGAAACAGCCTGTTCCGTAGAAGCGCATGCGTGGAACAATGGCTATATTGCCAATGTGACTCTTACCAATAACGGTGATTCCGCTATTAGTCACTGGACCGTTGCCTTGCATTTTAATCAGGAACCCATTATCAATAATGCATGGGGCATAGAATTTTCGACGACAGGCAACACCATGGAGGCAACGAACGCGACATGGAATGGTGCATTAAATACCGGCCAAAGCGCATCATTCGGATTCGTAGGGGCCCACGACGGCGATTTCCAAACACCGGTCTGCTATACAAATCCACATGAAGGCGCATTGGTGGCCTACTTAAAGCAAGGTGTGTTAAACCATATTGACGCTCGAAGTGGGTCTTACAGCTCCAGCTCATCTAGCTCCAGCTCATCCAACGCCAGCTCATCTAGCTCTGCAGCCTCTTCCAGCTCCAGCACGGCAAGCAGTCGCGACTCGGCTGCGAATGACATTACCAATGCTCAGGAGGAAGGCGTTGATGAAGCCGATATTATCGAATCCGACGGGACTCACCTCTTTGTCGTCAGAGCCATTATTCCGAACGCTTCAACCAGCTCTAGCTCCAACTCCAACTCTTCGACCTCCTCCAGCTCATCCGGTATCAACACAAGCTTTATAAAGCGTGACGTCTCTATTAGAGCCTATATTACCGATTCTGATAACGCATCGGCCGAAGTAGTCGGCTCACTCGAACAGCCACAAGAATATGACATACTACGTATCTCCGGCGCTTACCTGCGGCAAACTGACGAGGGTAACCGCCTAGCGGTAATCGGCAATGCCAGCAATACCCACGCTATTTCTGGATCATACGGCAGCTACGGCTATTACCCCTATTACCCTTATTACCAAATATCCAATGCTGTCACAATTTTCATTGTAGATGTCGATACGCCTAGCGATATGCAAATCGTTGAGAAGCTTCGATTCGACGGCGCACTGGTCTCCAGTCGTCGCATCGGCAATAGCCTGTATGTCGCCATGCGCTATAGCCCCAACCTGACCCGCTTGGGCTTTAACCCCAACGCTGTGGTCTCTGGAACGGAAGAAGAAGATATCGAACGCGTTAATGTCTCCTCACTGGATGAGCTATTACCCCATATGTACGATGAAAGTGGTGCCAGTGTACCGCTGCTCTCTGCCAATGATTGCGCTACACCAGAATGGCCGGAAGAGCCAAATACCTACGCGGGTTCTTTAGTAGTTCTTACTCGAATCAACCTGGACGATACCAGCCAAATTGATTCCGTTTGTTTGCCCGCCTCCGCGTCGGATATCTACGGCTCACAAAACGCGATTTACGCTTTTGGTTATGGCTACAGCAACGGTATGAAAATTTATAAGTTTTCCATAGGCGAGAACATGGCATACCGTGGCAGCATACGTTTGCAAGGCTCTATTCCCTGTGACCCCGCCCCGTATTGCTTCGGCGAAAAAGATGACGTACTGCGTTTGCTGTATTCAGCTCAAGATACAAGCACAACAACGCCTTACAGGTTGGTTCTAATTAAGGAGTCCGAACTAAACGATAGCAGCCTGGAAGTAATCGCAACGCTGCCCAACGAAGCGCGCCCCGACGCCATAGGCAAACCGGGTGAGCGCATCTATTCCATGCGCAGTTTTGGCGATCACGCCTACATCGTAACCTTTGCGAAAGTTGACCCTCTTTATGCAATCGACCTTTCAGATCCGCTTGATCCGTATATAGCCGGTGACATAGAAGCGACCGGTTTCTCTGAATACCTGCACCCCGTTGGCGAAAACCTGCTAATTGGCGTAGGTAAAGATGCGGTATACGATGAAGAGCGGGAAATGACGTGGTATCAGGGTGTTAAAGTGGAGCTGTTTGATATCTCAGAGCCAACAATACTGAGAAGCTTGGGTAGCGAAATTATCGGTAAGCGCGGCTCGCAAACAACAGTCAATACGGACCCGCGTGCGTTCACTTTTCGTAACGATGAATACGGAATGCGGTTTGCCTTGCCCATCCGAATGCATAATCGACTACCCGAGACTGGCGACGCCAGCCTATTAAATCAATGGTATAACTGGGAACACACCGGCCTGTACGTCTATCAAATAGAAACCAACGCGCAAGCCGAAGCCGAGTTATCTCGTTTAGGCGTGTTAATTGCGGAACAATATAATGAAGACAGCAACAGCTCCGTAGGTAGTATAACCAATGACAGAGGCGTACTAGACGCCGCTGCCGCCTACTATTTACACCGTTTCGAAATGCATTCAGCGCTAATTGAAAACCTCGAGCAACCGTAA
- a CDS encoding aldo/keto reductase has translation MIKHETNPLYLADPQRYDNMSYQRCGNSGILLPKLSLGLWQNFGATSPESVSRDILRTAFDLGITHFDLANNYGPPYGAAEDTFGHIFKQDFTPYRDELIISSKAGYDMWPGPYGIGGSRKYLVSSCDQSLKRTGLDYFDIYYHHNMDPDTPLEESMSALDFIVRSGRALYVGISNYSPEQTLKAIAILKELGTPLLVHQPRYNLFDRQIEQGLTDVLISEGIGAVTFSPLAQGLLTNKYLDGIPSDSRANKSEIVHFNSSDITDEKLEKIRQLNALAQKRDQSLAQMSLAWILNCPAVSSCIVGASSSAQLKDSAASLNNLSFSAEEIESINNIVGFD, from the coding sequence ATGATTAAACACGAAACCAACCCCTTGTATCTCGCAGATCCACAACGCTATGACAATATGAGTTATCAGCGCTGCGGCAACAGTGGCATTCTTCTCCCTAAGTTATCGTTAGGGTTATGGCAAAATTTTGGTGCGACTAGCCCGGAAAGTGTATCCCGCGATATTTTGAGAACAGCTTTTGATTTGGGGATTACTCACTTTGATCTCGCAAACAACTATGGCCCTCCCTATGGGGCGGCAGAAGATACTTTTGGCCATATTTTTAAGCAAGATTTTACGCCTTATAGAGATGAGTTGATTATTTCGAGTAAAGCCGGTTACGACATGTGGCCGGGGCCGTATGGGATAGGCGGTTCGCGAAAATATTTGGTGTCGAGCTGTGACCAAAGCTTGAAACGTACCGGGCTGGATTATTTCGATATTTACTATCACCATAATATGGACCCCGATACACCGCTTGAAGAATCTATGTCTGCGCTGGATTTTATTGTTCGATCGGGGCGCGCTCTGTATGTGGGAATATCGAATTACTCGCCCGAGCAAACGTTGAAGGCGATTGCCATTTTGAAAGAGCTTGGCACTCCTTTGCTTGTGCATCAACCGCGATACAATTTATTCGATCGACAAATTGAACAGGGTCTTACCGATGTTTTAATTTCCGAGGGCATTGGTGCCGTCACGTTCTCGCCGCTTGCTCAGGGTTTGCTTACGAATAAATATCTTGATGGCATTCCGAGTGATTCACGGGCAAATAAATCGGAGATTGTGCATTTTAATTCCTCCGATATTACCGATGAAAAACTGGAAAAAATTAGACAGTTGAATGCGCTGGCACAAAAGCGAGACCAAAGCCTTGCGCAAATGTCTCTGGCCTGGATTCTGAATTGCCCTGCCGTCAGTAGCTGTATTGTTGGTGCCAGTAGTTCGGCGCAATTGAAAGATTCTGCCGCGAGCCTTAATAATCTCTCCTTTAGTGCCGAAGAGATCGAAAGCATTAATAATATTGTTGGTTTCGATTAG
- a CDS encoding AraC family transcriptional regulator has translation MSTNNLSRINDVLYEIHRDIAAKLSAKHLARVAAFSEQHFHRVFAAQVGESVHRYIARIRLEQAANQLMFDQSSKVIDIALKCGYKSLSTFTRTFKAHMGMSPGEWRKHHATSTKPDFMQVPEIADGFNRIAHTPLPRPAIIETNPKRVAYIRHQGYNRGIQQTWQTMLLWAYEHQFNGDNQFALLHSNPALIPLEHCRYVACIEIDKPLLKRSKVNSLIIPGGLHARFHLTGIYGEFIPYLSRIMTEWAPTSGFKLKTTPAWVEYKMNQFMDENGRFDVFLFLPVSFY, from the coding sequence ATGTCAACCAACAACCTCTCACGCATCAACGATGTCCTCTACGAGATTCATCGCGATATTGCCGCCAAACTCTCGGCAAAACATCTGGCGCGTGTGGCCGCCTTTTCTGAGCAGCATTTTCATCGGGTATTTGCGGCGCAGGTGGGTGAATCGGTGCACCGCTATATTGCCCGCATTCGGCTCGAACAAGCAGCCAACCAACTGATGTTTGATCAAAGCTCGAAGGTGATTGATATCGCGCTCAAATGTGGCTACAAATCGCTATCTACCTTTACTCGCACATTTAAAGCGCACATGGGAATGTCGCCCGGCGAATGGCGCAAACACCACGCCACCTCAACCAAGCCAGATTTTATGCAAGTTCCGGAAATCGCCGACGGTTTCAATCGCATTGCACACACCCCTTTGCCACGCCCAGCAATAATCGAAACCAACCCCAAACGGGTAGCCTATATACGGCACCAAGGTTATAACAGGGGTATTCAACAAACCTGGCAAACAATGTTGTTGTGGGCCTATGAACATCAATTTAACGGTGACAACCAGTTCGCCTTACTGCATTCAAACCCTGCGCTGATACCGCTGGAACACTGCCGCTATGTCGCCTGCATTGAAATAGACAAACCTTTGCTTAAACGCAGCAAAGTCAACAGCCTAATTATTCCCGGAGGGCTTCACGCGCGCTTTCATCTCACCGGCATTTATGGCGAGTTTATTCCGTATTTAAGCCGCATTATGACGGAGTGGGCACCCACCTCGGGGTTTAAGCTGAAAACCACCCCCGCTTGGGTTGAATATAAGATGAATCAGTTTATGGATGAAAACGGTAGGTTCGATGTGTTTTTGTTTTTACCCGTTTCGTTTTACTAA
- a CDS encoding PLP-dependent aminotransferase family protein, whose product MQPSQHIERLPSSYIREILQAATAPNCLSLAGGLPNEALFPYEVLTRTLTQLGDNIRSHASLFQYGLTQGYPPLVDYLKTHCQLPSNHELMITTGSQQGIDLVARGFLAKGDGVAMEAPSYLGAIQAFSLTEASLYGVLQLADGPDLEQLEALFKRGKCKLFYAVPDFHNPTGCSWSRAVREQVATLCTRYDILLLEDAPYRDIRFTGENHPLVSRFCPDHSIVLRSFSKTTMPGLRLASITGPAKLLQPLMRIKQAVDLHSNLPSQFILLQVLSDAGYGLHRQTLCESYGERYRKLCEEVDRVLWPFGIYQPVQGGMFLWFKLHKLDAMQVAARCLEHGVAVVPSPVFYHQPELVQQALRLNFSHLGLDDIGLAVERLGRVMGEM is encoded by the coding sequence ATGCAGCCAAGCCAGCACATAGAACGACTCCCTTCATCCTATATTCGCGAGATATTACAGGCCGCCACCGCGCCCAACTGCCTTTCGCTCGCCGGAGGTTTGCCCAACGAAGCCTTGTTCCCTTACGAGGTATTGACGCGAACGCTCACGCAATTAGGTGACAACATTCGCAGCCATGCGAGCCTGTTCCAGTATGGTTTAACCCAAGGCTACCCGCCATTGGTGGACTACCTTAAAACGCATTGCCAATTGCCCAGCAACCACGAACTTATGATTACGACGGGTTCTCAGCAAGGGATTGATCTTGTGGCTCGAGGTTTTTTAGCCAAAGGTGATGGGGTTGCGATGGAAGCGCCCAGTTATCTCGGGGCAATACAGGCTTTTTCACTTACCGAGGCCAGCCTTTATGGTGTACTTCAACTGGCCGATGGGCCAGACCTGGAACAGCTTGAAGCTTTGTTTAAACGTGGCAAATGCAAACTGTTCTATGCCGTACCGGATTTTCATAACCCAACGGGTTGCAGCTGGTCGCGAGCCGTGCGTGAACAGGTGGCTACCTTGTGCACCCGCTACGACATACTCTTATTGGAAGACGCACCCTATCGCGATATTCGATTCACGGGAGAAAACCACCCGTTGGTTTCACGTTTTTGCCCGGACCATTCCATTGTGTTGCGCTCCTTCTCGAAAACCACCATGCCCGGCTTACGCCTCGCCAGCATCACCGGCCCGGCGAAATTGTTACAACCCTTAATGCGCATCAAACAGGCTGTCGATCTGCACAGCAATCTGCCCAGCCAGTTTATTTTGTTGCAGGTGTTAAGTGATGCAGGCTACGGCTTGCATCGTCAAACCCTGTGTGAAAGTTATGGCGAGCGTTATCGAAAATTGTGTGAGGAAGTGGATAGGGTTTTATGGCCTTTCGGGATTTATCAGCCGGTGCAAGGTGGGATGTTTTTGTGGTTTAAATTACACAAACTCGATGCCATGCAAGTGGCGGCGCGCTGTTTGGAGCACGGCGTTGCGGTGGTGCCCAGCCCGGTGTTTTATCATCAGCCAGAATTGGTGCAACAGGCCTTGCGGCTTAATTTTAGTCATCTGGGTTTGGATGATATTGGCTTGGCTGTGGAGCGGTTGGGGAGGGTGATGGGTGAAATGTAA